One segment of Gordonia terrae DNA contains the following:
- a CDS encoding LLM class F420-dependent oxidoreductase: MAFPIRIGVQLQPQHAPEYSLIRDAVRRAEDTGVDVAFNWDHFYPLYGAPEGEHFECWTMLGAWAEQTSRVEIGALVTCNSYRNPELLADMARTVDHISGGRLILGVGAGWFEKDYDEYGYDFGTVGSRLNDFGAALPRIKSRLAKLNPAPTRDIPILIGGSGEKKTLRYIAEHGDVWHGFNDVEQYRHKAKVLADHCAAVGRNPETIERSSGVQFDGDTDALLRDADALADEGVTLLTVGVTGPDYDLTALEALCRWRDSRN; encoded by the coding sequence ATGGCCTTCCCCATTCGCATCGGTGTCCAACTCCAGCCCCAGCACGCACCCGAGTACTCGCTGATCCGTGACGCGGTCCGCCGCGCCGAGGACACGGGTGTCGACGTCGCGTTCAACTGGGATCACTTCTATCCGCTGTACGGCGCCCCGGAGGGCGAACACTTCGAGTGTTGGACGATGCTCGGCGCGTGGGCAGAGCAGACCTCCCGCGTGGAGATCGGCGCGCTCGTGACCTGCAACTCCTACCGCAATCCGGAGTTGCTCGCCGACATGGCCCGCACGGTCGACCACATCAGTGGCGGCCGCCTGATCCTGGGCGTCGGAGCCGGCTGGTTCGAGAAGGACTACGACGAGTACGGATACGACTTCGGCACCGTCGGGTCCCGTCTTAACGATTTCGGCGCGGCGCTGCCGAGGATCAAATCGCGTCTGGCCAAGCTCAATCCGGCTCCCACCCGCGACATCCCGATCCTGATCGGCGGCAGCGGCGAGAAGAAGACCCTGCGCTACATCGCCGAGCACGGCGACGTCTGGCACGGTTTCAACGACGTCGAGCAGTACCGGCACAAGGCCAAGGTGCTGGCCGACCACTGCGCCGCCGTGGGGCGCAACCCCGAGACCATCGAACGGTCCTCGGGTGTCCAGTTCGACGGGGACACCGACGCACTCCTGCGCGACGCGGACGCGCTCGCCGACGAGGGCGTCACCTTGCTGACCGTCGGCGTCACCGGCCCCGACTACGACCTCACCGCACTCGAGGCGCTCTGCCGCTGGCGCGACTCGCGGAACTGA
- the ilvD gene encoding dihydroxy-acid dehydratase — protein MTKRTEPDAEIDIKPRSRDVTDGLEKTAARGMLRAVGMGDDDWVKPQIGVGSSWNEITPCNLSLDRLAKAVKDGVHEGGGYPLEFGTISVSDGISMGHEGMHFSLVSREVIADSVETVMSAERLDGSVLLAGCDKSLPGMLMAAARLDLASVFLYAGSTLPGYATLSDGKERQVTIIDAFEAVGACSRGLMSREDVDTIERAICPGEGACGGMYTANTMASAAEALGMSIPGSAAPPAPDKRRDQFARQSGIAVVEMLRRGITARDIMTREAFENAIAVVMAFGGSTNAVLHLLAIASEAEVELSLDDFISVGSRVPHLADVKPFGRHVMTDVDRIGGVPVVMKALLDAGLLHGDCLTVTGSTVAENLAHIAPPDPDGQVLRATKSPIHPTGGITILKGSLAPEGAVVKSAGFDSDVFEGTARVFDRERAAMDALEDGTITAGDVVVIRYEGPKGGPGMREMLAITGAIKGAGLGKDVLLMTDGRFSGGTTGLCVGHVAPEAVDGGPIALVRDGDRIRLDVGRGLLDLLVDDDELASRAKGFTPLPPRYTRGVLAKYSKLVTSASQGAVCR, from the coding sequence ATGACCAAGCGAACCGAACCGGACGCCGAGATCGACATCAAGCCCCGTAGTCGCGACGTCACGGACGGCTTGGAGAAGACCGCTGCCCGCGGCATGCTCCGCGCGGTGGGGATGGGCGACGACGACTGGGTGAAACCGCAGATCGGGGTCGGGTCGTCGTGGAACGAGATCACGCCGTGCAATCTGTCGCTCGACCGGCTGGCCAAGGCTGTGAAGGACGGGGTGCACGAAGGTGGCGGATACCCGCTCGAATTCGGCACCATCTCGGTCTCCGACGGCATCTCGATGGGGCACGAAGGGATGCATTTCTCGCTGGTCTCCCGCGAGGTGATCGCCGACAGCGTGGAAACCGTGATGAGCGCCGAGCGTCTCGACGGCTCGGTCCTGCTGGCCGGATGCGACAAGTCCCTGCCGGGCATGCTCATGGCCGCGGCCCGCCTCGATCTCGCGTCGGTGTTCCTCTACGCCGGGTCGACCCTGCCCGGTTACGCGACGTTGTCGGACGGGAAAGAGCGTCAGGTCACGATCATCGACGCGTTCGAGGCCGTGGGCGCGTGCTCGCGCGGACTGATGAGCCGCGAGGACGTGGACACCATCGAACGCGCCATCTGTCCGGGTGAGGGCGCGTGCGGCGGCATGTACACCGCCAACACGATGGCCAGCGCCGCCGAGGCGCTCGGGATGTCCATCCCCGGCAGCGCCGCTCCCCCGGCACCCGACAAGCGCCGCGACCAGTTCGCGCGTCAGAGCGGGATCGCCGTCGTCGAGATGCTGCGTCGCGGTATCACCGCGCGCGACATCATGACCCGCGAGGCCTTCGAGAACGCCATCGCCGTCGTGATGGCGTTCGGCGGATCGACCAACGCGGTGCTGCACCTTCTCGCCATCGCGAGCGAGGCCGAGGTCGAACTGTCGCTCGACGACTTCATCAGCGTGGGCAGCCGCGTTCCGCACCTCGCCGACGTCAAGCCCTTCGGTCGGCACGTGATGACCGATGTCGACCGCATCGGCGGTGTGCCGGTGGTGATGAAGGCGCTCCTCGACGCGGGGCTGCTGCACGGCGACTGCCTGACGGTGACCGGTTCGACGGTCGCGGAGAACCTCGCTCACATTGCGCCGCCGGATCCGGACGGCCAGGTCCTACGGGCCACGAAGTCCCCCATCCATCCCACCGGGGGCATCACCATCCTCAAGGGATCGCTGGCCCCCGAAGGTGCGGTGGTGAAGTCGGCCGGCTTCGACTCGGACGTATTCGAGGGGACGGCACGGGTTTTCGATCGGGAGCGGGCCGCGATGGACGCGCTCGAGGACGGCACGATCACCGCGGGGGACGTCGTCGTCATCCGGTACGAAGGCCCCAAGGGCGGACCGGGGATGCGTGAGATGCTCGCCATCACCGGCGCCATCAAGGGTGCGGGCCTCGGCAAGGACGTGCTGCTGATGACAGACGGCCGGTTCTCGGGCGGCACCACCGGCCTGTGTGTCGGTCACGTCGCGCCGGAGGCCGTCGACGGCGGCCCGATCGCGCTGGTCCGCGACGGTGACCGGATCCGACTCGACGTCGGTCGCGGTCTTCTCGACCTCCTCGTCGACGACGATGAATTGGCTTCACGCGCAAAGGGTTTTACACCCTTGCCACCGCGCTACACGCGTGGGGTGCTGGCGAAGTACTCGAAGCTCGTCACCTCGGCATCGCAGGGAGCGGTCTGCCGCTGA
- a CDS encoding class I SAM-dependent methyltransferase — protein MATDDSSPDTVTQPAKPHDPGSAEGWDARYRGADRLWTSDVNPALVAEVSDLDPGTALDVGSGEGADARWLADRGWQVTALDISQVAVDRAREIDPRPSITWLRADVIADDVPAADVGLVTAHYFPIPKENIDAARRMVEAVGPGGSLLVVAHAPEGVRAHGFDPDAYVQPGDFADLLGEDWEVVTDETRERGRAAGGGHHTHDVVFRARRRPA, from the coding sequence ATGGCCACCGACGACAGCAGCCCCGACACCGTGACCCAGCCCGCGAAGCCCCACGATCCGGGATCTGCCGAGGGTTGGGATGCGCGCTACCGCGGCGCGGATCGGCTCTGGACGTCCGACGTCAACCCCGCGCTCGTCGCCGAGGTGTCCGACCTCGACCCGGGCACCGCACTCGACGTCGGGTCGGGCGAGGGTGCCGACGCCCGATGGCTGGCCGACCGTGGATGGCAGGTCACTGCCCTCGACATCTCACAGGTCGCGGTCGACCGGGCCCGCGAGATCGACCCGCGACCGTCGATCACCTGGCTGCGTGCCGACGTGATCGCCGATGACGTGCCCGCCGCCGACGTCGGTCTCGTGACGGCGCACTACTTCCCGATCCCGAAGGAGAACATCGACGCCGCTCGCCGAATGGTCGAGGCCGTCGGACCCGGCGGGTCCCTGCTGGTGGTCGCGCACGCCCCCGAGGGCGTCCGGGCGCACGGCTTCGACCCCGACGCCTACGTGCAGCCCGGCGACTTCGCGGATCTGCTCGGAGAGGACTGGGAGGTCGTGACCGATGAGACGCGGGAGCGTGGGCGGGCGGCAGGAGGCGGTCACCACACGCATGACGTGGTGTTCCGGGCCCGACGCCGTCCAGCCTGA
- a CDS encoding esterase/lipase family protein: MTATTTREAELRALTDLGLYEAGAAARGVGSMHRVIAGGVFRMLRPVLGSSVDSARMVHDAISEGAYNSIAAALDAGRSAAEYAPWSEGRAPSQTHRGAVLLGILNGLIGDELETAGSPLTTDMSIRVGGRPVALDAESLRDGFPDAGGHVVVFLHGLMESEFAWALGDQPTYGERLTGDLGATEVQVRYNTGRHISENGRTLADLLDGLVLLWPTPVTRLTLIGHSMGGLVVRSACHTADQRGDYWTGLVSETVCLGTPHLGAPLARGVHLATNALRRTPVTRPIGSLLRRRSAGVRDLFHGSLTDDDWIGHDPDAWSQPPGADVPLLDGARHLFVTATITRDPDNPLGRLLGDGLVLAPSGRGQHTRARRGLKFQEGFHIGGAHHFTLLNSDAIYDWLLGHLTPRKALPAGRSS; this comes from the coding sequence ATGACCGCCACGACCACGCGTGAGGCCGAGCTGCGGGCGCTCACCGACCTCGGGCTCTACGAAGCCGGCGCTGCGGCGCGCGGAGTCGGATCGATGCACCGTGTCATCGCCGGTGGTGTCTTCCGGATGCTCCGGCCGGTGTTGGGAAGCTCGGTCGATTCGGCGCGCATGGTGCACGACGCCATCAGTGAGGGCGCCTACAACTCGATTGCCGCGGCGCTCGACGCCGGTCGGTCGGCGGCCGAATACGCGCCGTGGTCTGAGGGTCGCGCACCGTCGCAGACCCACCGCGGTGCAGTGCTGCTCGGCATCCTCAACGGACTCATCGGCGACGAGCTGGAGACCGCGGGCTCACCTCTGACCACCGACATGTCGATCCGCGTCGGCGGTCGCCCGGTGGCACTCGACGCAGAGTCGCTGCGCGACGGTTTCCCCGATGCGGGTGGGCACGTCGTCGTGTTCCTGCACGGACTGATGGAATCCGAGTTCGCATGGGCGCTCGGCGACCAACCGACGTACGGTGAGCGACTGACCGGCGACCTCGGCGCCACCGAGGTCCAGGTCCGCTACAACACCGGGCGTCATATCAGCGAGAACGGCCGCACGCTCGCCGATCTGCTCGACGGCCTCGTGCTGCTCTGGCCGACCCCGGTGACGCGGTTGACCCTCATCGGCCACTCGATGGGTGGGCTCGTCGTCCGAAGTGCTTGTCACACAGCCGATCAGCGCGGTGATTACTGGACGGGCCTGGTGTCGGAGACGGTGTGCCTGGGCACCCCGCATCTCGGCGCACCCCTGGCCCGTGGCGTCCATCTGGCCACCAACGCCCTGCGCCGGACGCCGGTCACGCGTCCGATCGGGTCACTGCTGCGGCGGCGCAGCGCGGGCGTGCGAGACCTGTTCCACGGCAGCCTGACCGACGACGACTGGATCGGTCACGACCCGGACGCGTGGTCGCAACCGCCGGGGGCCGACGTCCCGCTGCTCGACGGCGCTCGGCATCTCTTCGTCACGGCGACGATCACCCGCGACCCCGACAATCCGTTGGGCCGCCTGCTCGGTGACGGTCTGGTACTCGCGCCAAGCGGCCGCGGCCAGCACACGCGAGCCCGTCGTGGGCTGAAGTTCCAGGAGGGCTTCCACATCGGCGGCGCACACCATTTCACCTTGTTGAACAGCGACGCGATCTACGACTGGCTGCTCGGCCACCTCACCCCGCGAAAGGCCTTGCCGGCCGGCCGGTCGTCGTAG
- a CDS encoding lipopolysaccharide assembly protein LapA domain-containing protein: MAKDRGAPKPGSGTRSPLSKVSLPQWIALGLTILAVVFILQNRTTVRIELFWVSVESPLWFILAVVFVVGWIVGVLAARGRYRQRRTH; this comes from the coding sequence ATGGCCAAAGACCGAGGCGCCCCGAAGCCGGGTTCCGGCACCCGTTCCCCGCTGTCCAAGGTGTCGCTGCCGCAATGGATAGCGCTCGGGCTGACGATCCTGGCCGTGGTCTTCATCCTCCAGAACCGGACCACCGTGCGCATCGAGTTGTTCTGGGTGAGCGTCGAGTCCCCGCTGTGGTTCATCCTGGCCGTGGTCTTCGTCGTGGGCTGGATCGTGGGAGTGCTCGCCGCCCGCGGCCGCTACCGTCAGCGCCGAACGCACTGA
- a CDS encoding DUF1490 family protein, translated as MALHALLAKAGATVATGFVGAVAYDAVRSVARRAPLREGAVVATTWGIRGTRKAEEVAESMRLNTADIVAEAKERLGEESTPPGTAVAHDHDHDH; from the coding sequence ATGGCCCTTCATGCATTGCTCGCCAAGGCCGGCGCGACGGTCGCGACGGGTTTCGTCGGCGCCGTCGCCTACGACGCCGTCCGCAGCGTCGCCCGGCGCGCTCCGCTGCGTGAAGGCGCAGTCGTCGCCACCACGTGGGGTATCCGCGGAACCCGCAAGGCCGAAGAGGTCGCCGAGTCGATGCGGCTCAACACCGCCGACATCGTCGCCGAGGCGAAGGAACGCCTGGGCGAGGAGTCGACCCCGCCGGGAACCGCGGTCGCGCACGACCACGATCACGATCACTGA
- a CDS encoding heavy metal translocating P-type ATPase: MTVPWLRIPDRAAADRRAVAVEESVARVAGVRAVHAYPRTASVVVWFRADTDREAIEHAIAAATHADFANVPDRAPHSADVTNADLLRMGIGAGALVLLGFRRYGFRRPPLLGPASRTVATGVTIFSGYPFLRGALRSLRGGRAGTDALVSAATIASLLLRENVVALTVLWLLNIGEFLQDLTLRRTRRAITDLLRGTQDTAWVRLADGTEVQVAIDALHVGDAVIVHEQVAVAVDGVVVDGEAVVDQSALTGENLPVTKHVGDRVQAGSVVLTGRVVIEADAVGDDTSIGRIISRVEEAQRDRAPIQTVGENFSRRFVPASFALSALTLLATRDLRRAMTMLLIACPCAVGLSTPTAISGAIGNGARRGILIKGGSHLEISGRISAVVFDKTGTLTVGRPVVTNVVSFYDAWQPEQILAYAASSEIHSRHPLAEAVIRSTEERRIEIPTHAECEVIVGLGMRTRADDGRVLLLGNPSLLDRHGVAISDAAIDWVDRLRHASETPLLLAVDGTLVGLVSLSDELRPEAREVLDALRADGVTEIAMLTGDHPVTAATIAAELGIERWAAEVTPDDKLAVVRELQALGHVVAVVGDGVNDAPALAAADIGIAMGLAGTDVAVETADVALAGDDLRKLLDIRDLGTHTVEVIRQNYGMSIAVNALGLVVGAGGALSPVLAAVLHNASSVAVVLNSSRLIRYQVEATPRRTEESHRA, encoded by the coding sequence ATGACGGTCCCGTGGCTGCGGATTCCCGATCGGGCCGCTGCGGACCGGCGTGCCGTGGCCGTCGAGGAGAGCGTCGCCCGGGTGGCGGGCGTACGGGCCGTGCACGCCTACCCGCGGACGGCCTCGGTCGTCGTGTGGTTCCGAGCCGACACCGACCGGGAAGCCATCGAACACGCGATCGCGGCGGCCACGCACGCAGACTTCGCCAATGTCCCCGATCGCGCACCGCATTCGGCTGACGTCACCAACGCCGACCTGTTGCGCATGGGCATCGGCGCCGGGGCACTGGTCCTGCTCGGTTTTCGTCGCTACGGGTTCCGGCGTCCGCCGCTGCTCGGTCCGGCATCTCGCACCGTCGCCACCGGTGTCACGATCTTCTCTGGTTACCCGTTCCTCCGGGGCGCGCTTCGGTCGCTGCGCGGGGGCCGGGCCGGTACCGATGCGCTGGTCTCGGCGGCCACGATCGCGAGCCTGCTGCTTCGTGAGAACGTGGTCGCGCTCACAGTGCTGTGGCTGCTCAACATCGGCGAATTCCTCCAGGACCTCACCTTGCGCCGCACCCGCCGCGCCATCACCGACCTGCTTCGCGGCACCCAGGACACCGCGTGGGTGCGCCTCGCCGACGGCACCGAGGTGCAGGTGGCGATCGACGCCCTTCACGTCGGCGATGCGGTGATCGTGCACGAGCAGGTCGCCGTCGCGGTCGACGGCGTGGTCGTCGACGGCGAGGCGGTCGTCGACCAATCGGCGCTCACCGGCGAGAACCTTCCGGTGACCAAGCACGTCGGTGATCGCGTACAGGCGGGCTCGGTGGTGCTCACCGGCCGCGTCGTGATCGAGGCCGACGCCGTCGGGGACGACACGTCGATCGGTCGCATCATCAGCCGGGTCGAGGAAGCACAGCGCGACCGCGCTCCCATCCAGACGGTCGGGGAGAACTTCTCCCGACGCTTCGTACCCGCGTCGTTCGCGTTGTCGGCGCTGACCCTGCTGGCGACGCGCGATCTCCGTCGAGCGATGACGATGCTGCTCATCGCGTGCCCGTGTGCCGTGGGACTGTCCACCCCGACCGCCATCAGCGGGGCCATCGGGAACGGTGCCCGCCGCGGCATCCTGATCAAGGGCGGATCGCACCTGGAGATCTCGGGGCGGATCTCGGCGGTCGTCTTCGACAAGACGGGCACGCTGACCGTCGGCCGTCCGGTCGTGACGAACGTGGTGTCCTTCTACGACGCCTGGCAGCCCGAACAGATCCTCGCGTATGCCGCCAGCTCCGAGATCCATTCGCGTCATCCGCTCGCCGAAGCGGTCATCCGCTCCACGGAGGAGCGTCGGATCGAGATCCCGACGCACGCCGAGTGCGAGGTCATCGTCGGACTCGGCATGCGCACCCGCGCTGACGACGGGCGCGTGCTCCTGCTCGGCAACCCGTCGCTTCTCGACCGGCACGGCGTCGCCATCTCCGATGCCGCCATCGACTGGGTGGATCGACTGCGGCATGCGAGCGAGACCCCGCTCCTGCTCGCCGTCGACGGCACCCTGGTCGGGTTGGTGAGCCTGTCCGACGAGCTGCGTCCCGAGGCGCGCGAGGTCCTCGACGCGCTGCGCGCCGATGGAGTCACCGAGATCGCCATGCTCACCGGCGATCACCCGGTCACCGCCGCGACCATCGCGGCAGAGCTCGGCATCGAGCGGTGGGCCGCCGAGGTCACGCCCGACGACAAACTCGCGGTCGTGCGTGAACTGCAGGCGCTCGGTCACGTGGTCGCCGTGGTGGGTGACGGCGTCAACGACGCACCCGCACTGGCCGCTGCGGACATCGGCATCGCCATGGGCCTGGCGGGTACGGACGTCGCGGTCGAGACCGCGGATGTCGCACTGGCCGGTGACGATCTGCGCAAGTTGCTCGACATCCGCGATCTGGGCACGCACACGGTGGAGGTGATCCGCC
- a CDS encoding TPM domain-containing protein — MHRVPALRELLTRVASAAALVGLLGLIVALASPGAASAEPPTRLPTYVVDSADAITPEQRTELEAAIDALYNDHAVQMWIVYVRDFDGLTSEQWADQTAVASELGDHDALLAVATEDRAYRLFAPDSVGGLDQSTLEEVANDDVVPQLRDGNWAGAGLAAVNGLSGALEPSHTGVIAAGVVGGVIVLGGSGAYLYSRRRRQRRISEGVETLREQELTVDQLAAQPVEVLDPWSREVLTDLDNAIRTSKEELQLAVGEFGEVETAPFTDTVRRAEEALARAFALRQRLDDNVPETDDERRSILVQIITTSTEIDGVLDDQVENFDAMRNLLINADTRFDSITQQLIGLRARLESASQQLTDLIGKHGEATLTSVLDNVDLARSQIDFAEATADQGRAAIAAPVGQQGPAVAAIRSAEGSIEQATVLLDAIDHADANIAAARSRMPALIAEVEEELAEADALAEAGGPSLVSAIETARTAVAGARGNFDADPLGTFTALVDADADLDDALAAARDAAAERIRRAQVLTAALESAGAKVTAAADFIGTRRGAIQSTARTRFAEAQRLLQSATDLAATDPPAATETARRAGSLADQALMAAQGDVVSWQQSQQRHPTGTSTAGAVLGGILVDSFLRGTIGGRGGGFGGGFGGGFGGGGFGSGGRSPGSFGGSGSSGRIGTGGRF; from the coding sequence ATGCATCGAGTGCCGGCACTTCGGGAACTGCTGACACGCGTGGCCTCGGCGGCCGCGCTGGTGGGATTGCTGGGCTTGATCGTGGCCCTGGCATCACCCGGCGCGGCGTCGGCCGAACCGCCGACCCGGCTGCCCACCTACGTCGTCGACTCCGCCGACGCGATCACACCGGAACAGCGCACCGAGCTCGAGGCTGCGATCGACGCGCTCTACAACGACCACGCGGTCCAGATGTGGATCGTGTATGTCCGCGACTTCGACGGCCTCACCAGCGAACAGTGGGCCGATCAGACCGCCGTCGCCAGTGAGTTGGGTGATCACGACGCCCTGCTCGCCGTCGCGACCGAGGACCGGGCGTACCGGTTGTTCGCCCCCGACAGCGTCGGCGGCCTGGATCAGTCCACGCTCGAAGAGGTGGCCAACGACGACGTCGTCCCGCAGCTGCGCGACGGCAACTGGGCGGGTGCCGGGCTCGCGGCGGTCAACGGGCTGTCCGGAGCGCTCGAGCCGAGCCACACCGGCGTGATCGCGGCCGGGGTCGTCGGCGGGGTGATCGTGCTCGGCGGCAGCGGCGCCTACCTCTACTCACGACGACGGAGGCAACGTCGGATCTCCGAAGGCGTCGAGACCCTGCGTGAGCAGGAACTGACCGTGGACCAGTTGGCCGCCCAGCCCGTCGAGGTGCTCGACCCGTGGTCACGCGAAGTGCTCACCGACCTGGACAACGCGATCCGGACCAGCAAGGAAGAGCTACAGCTTGCGGTGGGCGAGTTCGGGGAGGTCGAGACCGCGCCGTTCACGGACACCGTACGACGGGCCGAGGAGGCTCTGGCCCGGGCGTTCGCATTGCGGCAACGGCTCGACGACAACGTCCCCGAGACCGACGACGAGCGCCGCTCGATCCTGGTGCAGATCATCACCACGAGCACCGAGATCGACGGCGTGCTCGACGATCAGGTCGAGAACTTCGACGCGATGCGCAATCTGCTCATCAACGCGGACACGAGGTTCGATTCGATCACCCAGCAGTTGATCGGCCTCCGCGCCCGGCTGGAATCGGCGTCCCAGCAGCTCACCGACCTCATCGGCAAGCACGGCGAAGCCACACTGACCTCCGTTCTCGACAATGTCGATCTCGCCCGGTCCCAGATCGACTTCGCCGAGGCCACCGCGGACCAGGGCCGCGCCGCGATCGCCGCGCCGGTGGGTCAGCAGGGCCCGGCGGTTGCCGCGATCCGATCGGCGGAGGGTTCGATCGAGCAGGCGACCGTGCTCCTCGACGCCATCGACCACGCGGATGCCAACATCGCCGCCGCCCGCTCCCGGATGCCTGCGCTCATCGCCGAGGTCGAGGAGGAGCTCGCCGAGGCGGACGCCCTGGCGGAGGCCGGTGGACCGTCACTGGTGAGCGCGATCGAGACCGCGCGCACGGCGGTTGCCGGCGCGCGCGGCAACTTCGACGCCGACCCCCTGGGCACCTTCACCGCGCTGGTCGACGCCGACGCCGACCTCGACGACGCGCTCGCGGCCGCTCGCGATGCCGCTGCCGAACGCATCCGCCGCGCGCAGGTCCTCACGGCCGCACTCGAGTCGGCCGGCGCGAAGGTGACCGCGGCCGCGGATTTCATCGGCACCCGCCGCGGGGCCATCCAGTCCACCGCTCGCACCCGGTTCGCCGAAGCGCAACGCCTCCTCCAGTCCGCCACGGACCTTGCTGCCACCGATCCACCCGCGGCGACGGAGACGGCGCGTCGTGCCGGTTCGCTCGCCGATCAGGCCTTGATGGCCGCCCAGGGTGACGTGGTCAGCTGGCAACAGTCGCAGCAGCGGCACCCGACCGGCACGTCCACCGCCGGCGCGGTCCTCGGCGGCATCCTCGTCGACAGTTTCCTGCGCGGCACGATCGGCGGTCGCGGAGGGGGATTCGGAGGGGGATTCGGCGGCGGCTTCGGGGGAGGCGGCTTCGGCAGCGGTGGCCGCAGTCCGGGATCGTTCGGCGGCTCCGGGTCCTCGGGCCGGATCGGCACCGGCGGTCGCTTCTAG
- a CDS encoding manganese catalase family protein, which yields MYLHTQQLINEIAVDEPDPAAANALQEGLGGQFGEMRTMMQYLFQSMNFRGDPASKPYRDLLQGVGTEEISHVELIGTTISRLLDGSPEYSGKKTDPVDKPGAKGATPLKIALDTSNIHHYLVGAQGALPVDAAGNPWSGSYVYNSGNLVLDLLYNLMLESTGRLQKCRIYEMTDNKTARSTIAYLIVRDQAHENAFAKALESLGVNWGSILPIPKTNAERFPEVKKLVDQGLQSVQFTFSADDQSDAAKLYRGASPSGDGTELSTAIMPEGFPMTIAPERREEFAPGLDKDLLALIQATAEVEIAAADDPGKM from the coding sequence GTGTACCTACACACTCAGCAACTGATCAACGAGATCGCCGTCGACGAGCCCGATCCGGCCGCCGCGAACGCCTTGCAGGAGGGGCTGGGCGGGCAGTTCGGCGAGATGCGCACGATGATGCAGTACCTGTTCCAGTCCATGAACTTCCGCGGCGATCCGGCTTCCAAGCCGTACCGGGATCTGCTTCAAGGCGTCGGGACCGAGGAGATCAGCCACGTCGAACTGATCGGCACCACCATCTCCCGCCTGCTCGACGGGTCACCGGAGTACAGCGGCAAGAAGACCGACCCGGTCGACAAGCCGGGCGCCAAGGGAGCCACTCCCCTCAAGATCGCCTTGGACACCAGCAACATCCACCATTACCTCGTCGGTGCACAGGGCGCGCTGCCGGTGGACGCCGCCGGAAATCCGTGGTCGGGGTCGTACGTGTACAACAGCGGGAACCTCGTTCTCGACCTGCTCTACAACCTGATGCTCGAATCCACCGGCCGACTGCAGAAATGTCGGATCTACGAGATGACCGACAACAAGACAGCCCGTTCCACGATCGCCTATCTGATCGTCCGTGATCAGGCGCATGAGAACGCCTTCGCGAAGGCGTTGGAGAGCCTCGGGGTCAACTGGGGCTCGATCCTGCCGATCCCGAAGACCAACGCCGAACGGTTCCCCGAGGTCAAGAAGCTGGTCGACCAGGGATTGCAGAGTGTGCAGTTCACTTTCAGTGCCGACGATCAGAGCGACGCGGCGAAGCTGTACCGGGGCGCCTCCCCCAGCGGCGACGGGACCGAACTGAGCACCGCGATCATGCCCGAGGGATTCCCCATGACCATCGCGCCGGAACGACGCGAAGAGTTCGCACCCGGACTGGACAAAGATCTTCTGGCGCTGATCCAAGCGACCGCTGAGGTCGAGATCGCGGCCGCCGACGACCCCGGCAAGATGTAG